The following are encoded in a window of Paenibacillus polymyxa genomic DNA:
- a CDS encoding nucleoside hydrolase, with protein MSKKLILDVDTGIDDALAIAYAVHSPELELLGITTTFGNISVEEATRNSLILLEKLGVEAPVVSGAHKPYARELFKPYSRHIHGEDGIGNQLKGAPSRQAASGDAADFIIGQARRHEGKLTLVAVGPLTNLAIALDRCPELPQLLDRLIIMGGAVTVKGNVTPTAEANIYADPEAAAYVLGAGFPLTLVGLDVTMQTLLPQQDVDKWREQGTELGAFMADMTDFYMEAYRNFRPGIAGCALHDPLAVGLAIDSSFVETRPMHIAVEVGDSTEVGRTREVQNENEAQALTTVDVALKVDAERFLRHFLSRVV; from the coding sequence ATGAGCAAAAAGTTAATCTTAGATGTAGATACTGGCATTGACGACGCGCTTGCTATTGCGTACGCGGTCCATTCGCCGGAATTGGAGCTACTCGGTATTACAACCACCTTTGGTAATATCTCGGTGGAGGAGGCAACACGTAACTCACTGATTCTGCTGGAAAAACTGGGGGTAGAGGCTCCCGTCGTGTCTGGCGCTCACAAGCCGTATGCTCGGGAGCTGTTTAAACCTTATTCCCGGCATATTCACGGCGAAGACGGTATTGGCAATCAGTTGAAAGGAGCACCTTCCCGTCAGGCTGCGTCTGGGGATGCCGCTGATTTTATAATCGGACAGGCTCGACGCCATGAAGGCAAACTTACCCTGGTAGCTGTGGGACCGCTGACCAATCTTGCGATTGCATTGGATCGCTGTCCCGAATTACCCCAATTGCTTGACCGCCTGATCATCATGGGCGGCGCGGTCACAGTGAAAGGGAATGTAACTCCGACGGCTGAAGCGAATATTTACGCCGATCCAGAAGCCGCAGCCTATGTGCTGGGAGCGGGCTTTCCGCTTACGCTCGTTGGGCTGGACGTCACGATGCAAACGCTGCTTCCACAGCAGGATGTGGACAAATGGCGTGAGCAAGGGACCGAGCTGGGTGCGTTTATGGCAGATATGACAGACTTTTATATGGAAGCTTATCGCAACTTCAGACCTGGTATTGCAGGCTGTGCTTTACATGATCCACTGGCTGTAGGATTAGCGATAGATTCCAGCTTTGTGGAGACGCGTCCAATGCACATTGCCGTTGAGGTGGGCGATTCCACCGAGGTTGGTCGCACCCGTGAGGTGCAAAATGAGAACGAAGCTCAAGCACTGACTACGGTTGACGTGGCACTTAAAGTCGATGCGGAGCGATTTTTGCGTCATTTTCTTAGCCGGGTGGTATAA
- a CDS encoding PAS domain S-box protein, translating to MFSAARRLPLLEHMYNHAPTGIVILSREGKCLYVNPAFCKMVGYEQEELLDIRYYHLLYKEAQDQHGLREAYAGWLKATDQVYKTELRLKHKRGTSVWLSLELTIFDDEATEQSYLIAYAMDITEKKDMEQVLSDNEDLYMLITENTPDVISYSTADGILQYISPSVEKLLGYTKQEMLGKKRLQFYHVEDADYMRVHGLFKETGIMKRRVRHKDGHYLWLEVSYRIIRDEQGRIKRVLSIGRNITERQKSEENLAKAQQLAMFGSWDWDLVNNVMHFSKEFRSIFGYLVKPVETSIDALMAAVHPEDTERMKQIITNVILKGVHEETFYRIVLPNGEQKVLRSIWEAEMDEHAGKPVQVVGMIQDVTEHREMEQRLRESENRYRSLFQHNPLGICAVNMEGHILSVNPSLVELTGYTKDELLGADILIMASSEEQDKIKRHMELAKQGETQTYESEFIHKEGERLFIKMTNIPIFVQEEIVGCYGIIENVTPLKSYIAQIEKLSNEHSLILNAVSEGIVGLSNEGHVRFMNPAAVEMFGVSSANPLNGACIDMIRHADEIGSHFPDEQSSILQAIRSGASYQAEEAVFWKKDGSSFLASYRISPLMDNGERKGAVMVFVDRTNEKEIIRAKESAERADRAKSEFLSVMSHELRTPMNGIIGMAGLLADTELDEEQRSYIDIITSSSGALMQILNEILDLSKIEAGKMSLLHESFVLDDVVGSVVDLFMTQAMEKGIELEWHVDQEMPGMLVGDHVRIRQVLVNLVSNAIKFTERGRVNIFVERKAYSRRKNRCLIEFSVTDTGIGIPADRQHLLFQPFSQLHPALNRKYGGTGLGLSICKNLVKLMGGSIGVDSDEARGATFRFQLDLKLPEGSTLANISRDEPYESKEG from the coding sequence GTGTTTTCTGCTGCTCGACGACTGCCTTTGCTGGAACATATGTATAATCATGCCCCGACAGGAATCGTGATTTTGTCGAGGGAGGGGAAGTGCCTGTACGTCAATCCCGCCTTTTGCAAAATGGTCGGATATGAGCAGGAGGAATTACTAGATATCCGATATTACCATCTCTTATATAAAGAGGCTCAGGATCAGCACGGGTTGAGGGAGGCTTACGCAGGTTGGCTTAAGGCTACAGATCAAGTCTATAAGACAGAGCTGCGTTTGAAACATAAACGGGGAACATCCGTCTGGCTATCGCTGGAATTAACCATATTTGATGATGAGGCTACCGAACAATCTTATTTGATTGCGTATGCAATGGATATTACGGAGAAAAAAGATATGGAGCAGGTGCTCTCGGATAATGAGGATTTGTACATGCTGATTACGGAAAATACGCCGGATGTTATCTCATATAGCACAGCGGACGGCATACTCCAATATATTTCTCCTTCGGTGGAAAAACTCCTAGGCTATACAAAGCAGGAAATGCTCGGCAAAAAGCGGCTCCAATTCTACCATGTTGAAGATGCCGATTATATGCGTGTACATGGACTCTTCAAGGAAACAGGCATCATGAAGCGGCGTGTTCGTCATAAGGACGGGCACTATTTGTGGCTGGAAGTATCGTACCGCATTATTCGGGATGAACAGGGCAGAATCAAGCGAGTACTGTCCATCGGACGCAACATCACAGAGCGCCAGAAGAGCGAGGAGAATTTGGCAAAAGCTCAGCAGTTGGCGATGTTCGGCTCATGGGACTGGGATCTGGTCAACAATGTTATGCATTTCTCCAAGGAATTTCGTAGCATTTTTGGTTATCTTGTCAAGCCGGTTGAAACAAGTATTGACGCGCTCATGGCGGCTGTTCATCCAGAAGATACAGAGCGCATGAAACAGATTATCACCAACGTTATATTAAAGGGAGTTCACGAAGAAACCTTTTACCGGATTGTATTGCCCAATGGGGAACAAAAAGTACTGCGTTCAATCTGGGAAGCTGAAATGGACGAGCATGCAGGCAAGCCCGTTCAAGTGGTTGGTATGATCCAGGATGTTACAGAGCACCGGGAAATGGAGCAGCGTCTGCGCGAAAGTGAAAACCGTTATAGGTCACTGTTTCAGCATAATCCACTTGGGATATGCGCCGTGAATATGGAAGGTCATATCTTGAGTGTGAATCCGAGCTTGGTGGAGCTTACGGGTTATACGAAGGATGAGCTGCTTGGGGCTGACATACTTATCATGGCTTCCTCTGAGGAACAGGACAAAATCAAGCGTCATATGGAACTGGCCAAGCAGGGTGAGACGCAAACCTATGAATCGGAATTCATACATAAGGAGGGGGAGCGTCTATTCATTAAGATGACGAATATCCCGATTTTCGTGCAAGAGGAAATTGTAGGCTGCTACGGGATTATAGAAAATGTGACCCCTCTCAAAAGCTACATTGCTCAAATTGAAAAACTTAGTAATGAGCATTCGCTTATTTTGAATGCCGTATCCGAAGGAATTGTGGGTTTAAGTAACGAAGGACATGTCCGCTTTATGAACCCGGCAGCTGTCGAGATGTTCGGTGTAAGTTCGGCCAATCCGCTGAATGGCGCATGCATAGATATGATCCGCCATGCTGACGAAATTGGCAGTCATTTTCCAGACGAACAGTCCTCTATTCTTCAAGCGATTCGAAGCGGAGCCTCTTATCAGGCTGAGGAAGCTGTATTTTGGAAAAAAGACGGGTCCAGCTTTCTGGCCTCCTATCGAATCAGTCCTTTGATGGATAATGGCGAGCGAAAAGGCGCTGTAATGGTTTTTGTAGACAGGACGAATGAAAAGGAGATCATTCGGGCCAAGGAGTCTGCTGAACGCGCCGATCGGGCCAAGTCAGAGTTTCTCTCTGTGATGAGTCATGAGCTCCGTACACCGATGAACGGCATTATAGGCATGGCAGGGTTACTGGCAGATACTGAATTGGATGAGGAGCAGCGTAGCTATATAGACATTATTACCAGCAGCAGCGGTGCTTTAATGCAGATATTGAATGAGATACTGGATTTGAGCAAAATCGAAGCTGGCAAGATGTCTTTGCTACACGAGTCCTTTGTGCTAGATGATGTGGTCGGCAGTGTGGTTGACCTATTCATGACGCAGGCTATGGAAAAAGGCATTGAGCTAGAATGGCATGTGGATCAGGAAATGCCGGGGATGCTGGTCGGTGATCATGTGCGTATTCGACAGGTGCTGGTGAATTTGGTGAGCAATGCGATCAAATTTACGGAGCGAGGGCGTGTAAATATCTTTGTGGAAAGAAAGGCTTACAGCCGTCGTAAAAATAGATGCCTGATTGAGTTTAGTGTAACGGATACTGGAATCGGTATTCCAGCAGACCGCCAGCATCTATTATTTCAGCCTTTTTCCCAGCTTCATCCGGCACTGAACCGAAAATATGGAGGGA